Genomic segment of Myxococcales bacterium:
ACCAACCGCAATGGCGACCTGCGTGTCTTCCTGGCATTGGGTCAGCAGATTCTGGTGCTGGGCTCCTTCCCACAGGGCATGGGCCCCAAAGCTCCTCCGGATCCCGGCGACGGTGCCTACGTGCACGGCTTCGGTGTGTCGCACTTTGGCTTGCGGGTGCAGGATGTAGACGCAGCGGTCGCAGAGCTTCTGGCGGCCGAGGTCAAGATCTTCGCCGAGCCTCTTCAAGAAGATGCTGGACTCAAGTACGCATACATCGCAGCGCCCGACGGGGTCGTGATCGAGCTCACCCAATACGAGATTCCTGCGAAGAAAGAGTCCTGACGGCGTCCATCTCATTTGCGATTGCGGCCGGAACCAGGCGAAAAGCGACCTGTTGCAAATTTATTTTTTGAACCTGCGATCAAAGTTGCCTGGGCGATTCGTTTCTAGTCGCTAGATCTCGCGCGTGGTCATGGGTTGCGTGAAAAACGATCCGTTGTCAAAACAAATAAATAGATTGTGTGAATGAAAAAACCATTCAATTTGATTCGATATTCGCTGTTCAGCTTGAAATCGAAGTTGCAATGCGCGATGCCGACCTGCGAGAAGCAATCTCAAAAGTGCGGGAAACTCCACTCGTGTTGCGCATCAACTTCCCAACCGTGAAGTGCACCTGCACTGCGGTTATGGGAAACGTTCCATCATCTCCACCTTGGCATCTCGCTTGCAGTAGTGAGTCCCAGAGATCGAAGTCTACACGGGCGCAGCACCATGCCCGGGTGTGTCTTGGGATCTACGTCTACCACGGATTGGTAGATCGGCGAACCGTCAAGGAGGAGATAGACTCGCCATGGGACTACGCGTAAATACCAACATTGCTTCAATTAATGCTCAACGTAACCTAGTCAACACAACCGATCGTCTCGCGAAGTCATTGCAGCGTTTGTCATCCGGCCTTCGGATCACTCGCGCTTCTGATGATGCAGCGGGCCTCGCGATTTCAGAGAACTTCCGAGCTGAAGTCAGAAGCCTCGGTCAAGCGCAACGAAATGCAAATGATGCCATTTCGCTGTTGCAGATCGCTGAAGGTGCACTCAATGAAACGAGTGGCATCTTGATTCGTATGCGAGAGCTGGCCATCCAGGCTGCGAATGGAACCCTCGGATCGGCCGAGCGAACGACAATCAACAACGAGTTCCAGGACCTTGCGTCCGAGATCACGCGAATTGCGGCTGTGACGCAATTCAACGGGCAACTGGTGCTCAATGGAGATTCTGCGATTACGTTCCAGATCGGTACGGAAAATACGAGTAGTGATCGTATCTCCGTAAGCAGCGTCAACGCATCAGCGTCTTCGATTGGCATCACGGCAACTACGAACGTCTCGAGTGCAAGTACAGCTCAAACCGCGCTCGATACCTTGGACAGTGCGATCAGCACGGTCGCGAGCCTGCGTGCCACCTTCGGTACGGTGCAGAACCGCTTGGAGTCGACGATTCGATCTCTCGCGGTCGCGATCGAAAACACGGCTGCAGCCGAATCACGGATCCGCGACGTGGACTTCGCGAGTGAAACCGCGGAACTCACCCGGAACCAGGTGCTGCAACAGGCTGGTATTTCGGTCTTGGGTCAGGCAAACGTCTCGACGCAATCGGCCTTGTCGCTACTGCAGTAAGTTCGAGCAGGGTTTCTCTGAAATCCGAAACCATTGGCCCCCGAATCTGGCTTACGCCGGATTCGGGGGTTCTTTTGTTTACTACGCGGCCCCCAATGACTTCAAGCCCGGTCTCGACGACGTTCTAGTCTGGCCTAGCATTGTTCCCCTACTCGGGACAGAACACTAGGGTGATTGGATTGAGTTCGTGCGACCGTTGACCCAGGGGGAGGATCGCAGCCGGTCGATCGCCTGGTTGGACGCCAGCCTTGTTTTCTTCATCGCACTCGCCGTGCGCTTCATCTTTGTCTCTGAACTCCGAGACCACTCCTACGCCGGGAACTTCCGTGTTTCCGACGCCCAAACCTACTTTCAGCTCGCGCAACAGATGGTCGCCGGTACCGCGCCCTTCGAACCCTATTGGCAGGCGCCGCTCTACCCGGTCTTGCTCGCGGGTTTCCAGTCGATCTTTGGCGATGGGTTGCACGCTGTGCAGTGGCTCCACATGGCGATTGGCGCCCTGAACTGCGTTCTGCTGTTCAGACTCAGCGAAGTGATGTTCGGTGCGCGCACGGCGCAGGTGGCCGCTGCCATCGCGATTTTCTACGGCCCGTTTCTATTGTTCGACGTGCAGCCGTTGCCCGCGAATCTCACGATGATGCTGGATCTCCTGCTGGTTTCGTCGTATTTGCGCTTCCGCGAGAGCAATAGCTTGGGATGGCTCGCAGCAGCGGGGCTGCTCCTCGGTGCCGCGATCGTGACCCATGGTCTGGCGATCTTTACGCTGCCCGTCTTCCTCTACGACCTCGTATCGCGTCGCTCAGAGGGACATGAGGCTGCGAGAAGAGCCGGGTTGTGTATTTGCCTGTTCGTCGCGGCGACCTTGCTCGCACCGGGGGCGGTGAGCGTCCGCAATTCCCTTGCGGCCGGCACTCCGGTTTTCGTCTCCTACAACGCCGGGATCAATCTCTACGTCGGCAACCATCACGATCTCGAACAGACCCTCGGCCGGCGCGGCGGCTACGAATGGGGAGAGTTGTTTCGCGACCCCTACACGAGCGGCGCAAAGAAGCCCGCTGCCATGAATCGCTTTTTTGTCGGCCTGGCGATCGATGAATGGCTCGAGCATCCCGGCGCGATGTTCATCACCCTGGGCAAAAAGATTTTGCTGGTCTTCAGTGGCGCAGAGCCGAAGCGTAATTTCCCCATTTACCCGCTGCGCGAGAGTTCCTGGGTCTTGAGCGCGCTGCTCTGGGAGTTCGACATCGGGGGCTTCACGCTCTTTGCTTTCCCGGCGGGACTGTTCATTCCTCTCGCGGCCCTGGGCTTCTGGTCTGTGCGCAGAGGCGACATCGATACTCGCGTTTCCCGCGAACGCGCGTCGCTAGTGGGATGGGTCGCTATCCTGCACGTGATCGGAATGTTGGTGTTCTTTCCGACGGCTCGGTATCGCCTCCCGGCGCTGATCCTTTTGCTTCCGTTTGCTGCGGCGCTGATCGTCGCGGTGTTTGAACGACTGGGTCGCGGTACGTCGCCGGGCGGGAGTATGCGGGCTCGATTTGGAGCGGGGACGTTTCTGGCTTGCCTGCTGTTCGTACTGGCCAACCCGATCGCGAGCAACGTGTTCCGGCATCCAGTGAAAGACAGGGCAGAACATCACTTCTTCAATGCGCGCTGGGCGGAGGAGAGGATTCGTTTACATCGAGAGGTTTTTCGCGAGGCTTATATGCTCGCCCAGGTCGACGAAGCGATGCGGATTGATCCGGAGTACCCCGAGCCCTACCAACTTTTGGCCGTGTACTATGTAGTGCGAGACATCGACCGTTCACTCGTCCACTTTGCCAGGCTCAACGAGTTGGTACCCAACGACCAGACGGTATTGGAACAGATTCGAGCGGCCATCGCGATTCGCGACCAGCAGCAACGCTGAGAAGAGAGAAGAGAGAAATAAAGAAGAGAGGAGAGAGCCCAATGCCCCTGAGCCCGATGGACGAGTTCATGGCCCATCAGACGTGCGAAACCTTCGACCACGTCTTTACCAGCGATCGAAATTTTTACGATCGCTACTACTTCAACATGCACCCCAGCAGCGATGAACTCTTCATGATCGCCGGGATGGGCCAGTACCCAAATCTCGGAACCATCGATGCATTCGTTTCGATTTCTCATGGAGACACGATCTACGTCGTACGCGCGTCTCGGGAACTGAACGGCGATCGTTTGAATACCCAGGTCGGCCCCCTCGGTGTCGAGGTGCTCGAGGGGCTCAAGCAGGTTCGCGTATGGTGCGAGCCCAACGAGCACGGCATCAGCTTTGATCTGGTTTTTGATGGAACGGTGCCCGCAGTAGAGGAACCCAAGACGTTCCAGCGGCTTCCCCACGGTCGGGTTTCGATGAACACATCGCGCTACTCCCAGGTGGGTACCTGGACGGGCACGCTCGAAGTGGCGGGCATGAAGTACGACGTGACCCCAGATCGCTGGCACGGTGCGCGGGATCATTCTTGGGGCATTCGTCCCATCGGTGAGCCCGAACCCCCGGGCATCCGTGCAAGCCAGGCCGCTGCGGGCTTCGGTTTCTTCCACACCTGGATTCCCCTCCAACTCGACGACTGTCTATTGAAGCTGTTCGCGGAAGCGGACAAGGACGGCAAGCGCATGGTCGAGGAGTCGGTCAGGGTTGGGAGTTTCGCGTCGGGCGGTGCGATCGAAGAAATGGGGCCTCCGAAGTTCAACTACAAGTACAAGTCCGGAACCCGCGAGCTCGAACACGCCACGATCGAGTTCACCGATCCCTCGGGCAAGCACATCGAGGTTCGGGCCACACCTCTGCGCACGGTTTATCTGGCGGCCGGTTCGGGGTACATCCCCCAACCCGATTGGGCGCACGGTATGTATCAAGGCCCGCTCAAGGTCGAGGGGAAGACCTACGACGTGAGTACGGCAGAGGCGCGCGCCGCCCTGGGTCCTCTCTATGAGGTGTTGTGCAAATTTGAATTGAGCACTGGCGAGGTCAGCTACGGGCTGCTCGAATGTCTTTGTGTGGGAATCTATCATCCATTTGGGTTTGATTCTCCGGGGGCGATGGCGCCGTAGGGGGTTGTTCGTGGGACGCCGATTCTGGCTCGAGCCGGTGCGTTCTACCGATCGCTCTCTTTCTTCGTCGACAGCCGGTCGGTCACCTTTGAAAGGTGTTCGATCTGTCCATCTTCGCTCTGGTGCATGACGCTGTTGTAGCCACCCTTTGCCTCGGGCATGTGGCTGCCGGGTTTTGAATAACCGGTGACGGCACTGATGCGATAGCTCGCGCGATCGTTGGCTTCGGGGGTGGGGGCCGCGTGCATCGTGTCGCCATAGTGGAGCGAAACATCCCCGGGTGCGGCCGCGATGCCGATTCCCCGAGGAGCGCGGGGGTCGTTGGCGTCGACGTAGGGAACGGATCCGGACCACGAACCCGGCAGCATTCGCAGATCCCCCGATTCGGGGCAGGATTGGGTCAGGAACAGCGATGCGATCAACACCGGGCAAACTTCTGCATGCCCCCCCATGCCGCAATCGCGATGCCAAGGAAGATC
This window contains:
- a CDS encoding VOC family protein is translated as MRVERLDHIHIYSEDPEASARFYIDHFEAREVERNTNRNGDLRVFLALGQQILVLGSFPQGMGPKAPPDPGDGAYVHGFGVSHFGLRVQDVDAAVAELLAAEVKIFAEPLQEDAGLKYAYIAAPDGVVIELTQYEIPAKKES
- a CDS encoding flagellin FliC encodes the protein MGLRVNTNIASINAQRNLVNTTDRLAKSLQRLSSGLRITRASDDAAGLAISENFRAEVRSLGQAQRNANDAISLLQIAEGALNETSGILIRMRELAIQAANGTLGSAERTTINNEFQDLASEITRIAAVTQFNGQLVLNGDSAITFQIGTENTSSDRISVSSVNASASSIGITATTNVSSASTAQTALDTLDSAISTVASLRATFGTVQNRLESTIRSLAVAIENTAAAESRIRDVDFASETAELTRNQVLQQAGISVLGQANVSTQSALSLLQ
- a CDS encoding glycosyltransferase family 39 protein — its product is MRPLTQGEDRSRSIAWLDASLVFFIALAVRFIFVSELRDHSYAGNFRVSDAQTYFQLAQQMVAGTAPFEPYWQAPLYPVLLAGFQSIFGDGLHAVQWLHMAIGALNCVLLFRLSEVMFGARTAQVAAAIAIFYGPFLLFDVQPLPANLTMMLDLLLVSSYLRFRESNSLGWLAAAGLLLGAAIVTHGLAIFTLPVFLYDLVSRRSEGHEAARRAGLCICLFVAATLLAPGAVSVRNSLAAGTPVFVSYNAGINLYVGNHHDLEQTLGRRGGYEWGELFRDPYTSGAKKPAAMNRFFVGLAIDEWLEHPGAMFITLGKKILLVFSGAEPKRNFPIYPLRESSWVLSALLWEFDIGGFTLFAFPAGLFIPLAALGFWSVRRGDIDTRVSRERASLVGWVAILHVIGMLVFFPTARYRLPALILLLPFAAALIVAVFERLGRGTSPGGSMRARFGAGTFLACLLFVLANPIASNVFRHPVKDRAEHHFFNARWAEERIRLHREVFREAYMLAQVDEAMRIDPEYPEPYQLLAVYYVVRDIDRSLVHFARLNELVPNDQTVLEQIRAAIAIRDQQQR